From the Theropithecus gelada isolate Dixy chromosome 16, Tgel_1.0, whole genome shotgun sequence genome, the window CTTCTTCCAGAGCTCcatccacccctgcccccactcGACCAGAGTTCCTTCCACAGCAATTCCTGGTCTGGGCGCTGTCCAGCTCCAGGCTGGGTGGTCGAGTCTTCCCTGGGCTCCGAGCAGAGGGAACCCCGCCGCCCGCCCCAGCCTTGTCCTGGGGCGCCTCTGTCCAAGTCGGTTTTCTCTTCCCTGGCCCCCACGCCTCTACTCTCCACTTCCACTGGACGCCACCTCCacgaaggagaaaggaaaggaaatacaaAGGCACACATTCCGTTTCTGTGGAATTTGCTCTTTATTTTGGGACCAGGGAAGGACCACACACAGCCCTCCAGCCCAGGGGGCGGGGGCACGGAGATGCGGGCGGAGGGCCGCACCCGAACCCTGCCCAGACGCCGCCGTCGGGAGGCAGAATCCGGGTTTGTGGGGTAGGGAGTGCTATGCAAATGAGATGGGCGTGGTTGGCAGATCTCCCAGGAGGCCTCAGGGGTCCTCACCACAGGTCTGGGACCTCCGACCTGCGGAAGCGAAGGGGAAGGAATTGGATCTGGGGAGGCGAGCCTGTGAGACGTCGTAAGTGATGTTGCCAGGGTGGGGCCAGGCCGCGCTCTCAGAGGCAGTATGTGTGGTGACGGGAGCGCTTTTACCGCGACCTGATGGGGCGGTTCTCGCCGTCGGGGAAGAACGTTTTGGAAAGGAGCGCGTCCGGGCCGTCTCTTTTCCCATACCTGGGGGCGGGGCGGGAAGAGCGTGGTCAGATCTGGCCACGCCCCCAGGTGGAGCGGGGCCACAAAGTGAGAGCCCCAGGGGTCCCGCTCCGCCCGCTCGGCGACTACGCTCACCGCTGCCGGGTGACCAGGTTGAGGTAGTGGCGCAGGGAGGCGTAGTAGCGGCTCAACTCCTCCGGGGAGGCGTCTTCGCCAGGAGCCTCGGGTTTGATGGGGTAGGCGTCGACCAGAGCCCCCAGGCAGGCGAGCAGGGCCAGAATCACTGTGGCCAAGGCGGGCCACGGCCTGCGCACGAGCACCATCTGGGAAGGCGATACTGGGGGGTGGGTCATTCCAAGCCTCGACCCTCCACGGCGGGAGGCTGCGGCTGCCGTCGGGGCCGCGCTCTGACGCTCTTCCTGGGGCTGGTACCGGACCAAGGCTCAGCCACCGGCTTGCTGTGTATTCTCGGGCACTGCACCGTCtcctgactcagtttcctcatctgtgagagGGGCATaagccctgcctgcctccccacGCCCACTCCCGCTGCTGCCCAGAGAGTTAGTTGCTGGCAACGGGACTCCCGGGCCTCCTTCCCACCTCCAATGGCCCCCTCCAATCCAGTTTCCTACCACTCACCCCCAGCTTCCACCACccatcctcagtttccccacaaaACACCCTGGGTTTCCTGGTAGCAGACCATGTTTGAGCCCCCAGCCACTCACAGCGATAACTTGTGAAGCAGATGAGCAGGAGGTGGAAGGCGAGGGAAGTCCCAAGGGCTGCACTGCAGCAGGTCAAGCTGAGGCCTCCTCTGCTCAGCGCTTTCCTTGTGGGGCTTATATCCCCGCCTGGAAAGGGAGGGGGAGTCCTAGGGGGAGGGGGAGCCAGCAGGGGGTGggcccttcttcctccctccttccaccctcgcCAGATCACTGAGTTTATACCCAGCCAGTGTGTGATGTCTCCACCTCGCAGGAGCTGAGGGGGCAGCTGCCATGCTCAGATTCGGGGTCTCACTGGATGGGGTACCCAGCCTGAACCCCATATTCACCCCACAGCCCCCCAGTGGCAGGTCTAGTCTCCTGAGGAAGTGAAGCAGTTGGGTCTAGACTCCTGGGGCAGCCCCTAAGACCAGAGTTGAGATTCTATCTTCCCTAGCCTGTCCGTGggtgggagttgggggtgggagggtggacACATTCCCTCCAGTCTGTGGGATCTATGACCACTCTTTCCAAAAGACAACCCTTTTCAGCCTCTGCTCAAAGGGTTTGGAGAAGGGCTGAGGAGTGACAGGACCTCTTGGGGAAAGTCTCCTGGAGACAGGGTGACCTTGTCTGACCTTGACCTGACCTGACCTTGGCTCCTGACCTGCAGTTTATGGTGTCTTGGGGGAAAGGCCTCTCTGAACACTCCATTATGTCCTCTCTCTATTAAAGAGTgggaagagaggcaggaggaggcagaagcCAATCCCCCCACCAGAAGCAGCTGAGTTGG encodes:
- the PYY gene encoding peptide YY, with product MVLVRRPWPALATVILALLACLGALVDAYPIKPEAPGEDASPEELSRYYASLRHYLNLVTRQRYGKRDGPDALLSKTFFPDGENRPIRSRSEVPDLW